A stretch of Mucilaginibacter terrae DNA encodes these proteins:
- a CDS encoding DUF4350 domain-containing protein, translating into MKDLKIYIVIGSVLLLVYLVAQYNQPKVTDWTKTLYPTEKAPFGTYILRNRIHDLFPSASVQHYREPVYNTLAEHGTQHGIYLIICKDANINEYDYAQLIKFIKSGNQVFIAAKSFGKYLEKELKFRVDSEWNSGSNINFVNRNLDSSEVFGADKKIGNSYFSVIDTAKTTVLAQNADKNSNFIKFNIGKGALYLNTSPFMFSNYGILSYRGDKYVSQALSYLKPDSYIIWDEYYTRGREGEESLMRVFLQHAPLRNALYIAIFSLLIFVVYEMKRRQRIIPVIEPLRNSTVEFVTVVGQVYYEQRNNANIAQKKVNYFLEHIRTRYGIKTNHLDDEFAQVLIHKSGAQPQLVHELIGQFNTIAGKQVTDAQLILLNHNIQQFYTQSS; encoded by the coding sequence ATGAAGGATCTGAAGATATATATAGTTATCGGGTCGGTATTGTTGCTGGTTTATTTGGTGGCGCAGTACAATCAACCTAAAGTTACCGATTGGACCAAAACCTTATATCCAACAGAAAAAGCGCCCTTTGGTACCTACATCCTGCGTAACCGCATACATGATCTATTCCCTTCGGCAAGCGTACAGCATTATCGTGAGCCAGTATACAACACCCTGGCCGAGCATGGTACGCAACATGGCATTTACCTCATTATATGTAAAGATGCCAATATAAATGAATACGATTATGCACAGCTCATTAAGTTTATAAAAAGCGGGAACCAGGTTTTCATCGCAGCTAAATCATTTGGCAAGTACCTCGAAAAAGAATTGAAGTTCAGGGTAGACAGTGAGTGGAACTCGGGCAGCAATATCAACTTTGTAAATCGCAATTTAGACAGCAGCGAGGTATTTGGTGCCGATAAAAAAATAGGAAACAGTTATTTTAGTGTTATTGATACAGCAAAAACCACGGTGCTGGCACAAAACGCTGATAAAAATAGCAACTTCATTAAGTTTAACATTGGGAAGGGAGCTTTGTATCTCAATACATCGCCCTTTATGTTTAGCAATTACGGTATATTATCGTACCGGGGAGACAAATATGTGTCACAGGCATTATCATATTTAAAGCCCGATAGCTACATCATTTGGGACGAATATTACACCCGTGGCCGTGAAGGGGAAGAATCGTTAATGAGGGTGTTTTTGCAACACGCACCGCTCAGGAATGCCTTGTACATCGCCATATTCAGCCTCCTCATATTTGTGGTGTACGAAATGAAACGCAGGCAGCGCATTATACCGGTTATTGAACCGCTGCGCAATTCAACGGTTGAATTTGTGACCGTAGTAGGGCAGGTGTATTATGAGCAGCGTAACAATGCCAATATTGCGCAAAAAAAAGTGAATTATTTTTTAGAGCATATACGCACCCGTTATGGTATTAAAACCAATCATCTGGATGATGAATTTGCCCAAGTACTTATACATAAAAGCGGTGCACAACCGCAACTGGTTCACGAATTAATTGGCCAGTTTAATACCATTGCCGGGAAACAGGTAACTGATGCCCAGCTTATACTTTTAAACCATAACATTCAACAATTTTACACCCAATCGAGCTAA
- a CDS encoding AAA family ATPase has translation MENEFFEQRTDLSALSEAVANIKASLAKIIVGQHDTIELLIAGILADGHMLIEGVPGIAKTLSAKLIAKSINVQFSRIQFTPDLMPSDVLGTSIFNPRTTDFEFKPGPIFGNIILIDEINRAPAKTQSALFEVMEERQITIDRRTYKMEEPFIVLATQNPVDQEGTYRLPEAQLDRFLFKIEVKYPSLEDEIAIITQQHQHRTIDQLADIQPVLTAQQVVDFRAQVRNLHIEPKLLEFVAKIIHETRNNSSISMGASPRATLAVVNAAKAVAAMRGRDFITPDDVIWVTPSVLRHRIMLTPEKEMEGTLPDDVIAQIFQKIEIPR, from the coding sequence ATGGAAAACGAGTTTTTTGAACAACGCACCGACCTAAGCGCCCTGAGCGAAGCGGTGGCCAATATAAAAGCCTCCCTGGCAAAAATAATTGTAGGCCAGCATGATACCATTGAACTGTTAATAGCAGGCATACTGGCCGATGGGCATATGCTGATAGAAGGTGTGCCGGGTATTGCCAAAACACTATCGGCCAAACTAATTGCCAAAAGCATCAATGTGCAGTTTTCGCGTATACAGTTTACGCCCGATTTAATGCCTTCGGATGTTCTGGGCACTTCCATATTTAACCCGCGTACTACCGATTTTGAATTTAAGCCCGGTCCCATATTCGGTAATATCATCCTGATTGATGAAATTAATCGTGCCCCGGCCAAAACGCAATCGGCCTTGTTCGAGGTAATGGAAGAACGCCAGATCACCATTGATCGCCGTACCTACAAAATGGAAGAACCGTTTATTGTGCTGGCCACCCAAAACCCGGTAGACCAGGAAGGTACTTATCGCCTGCCCGAAGCCCAGTTAGACCGGTTTTTGTTTAAAATAGAGGTTAAGTACCCTTCGCTTGAGGACGAAATAGCTATTATAACCCAACAACACCAGCACCGTACTATTGACCAGCTTGCCGATATACAACCCGTACTTACCGCACAGCAGGTGGTAGATTTCAGGGCGCAGGTGCGCAACCTGCACATCGAACCTAAGTTGCTGGAGTTTGTGGCTAAAATTATTCACGAAACACGTAACAACAGTTCTATATCAATGGGGGCTTCGCCACGTGCTACCTTAGCAGTGGTAAATGCGGCTAAAGCGGTTGCCGCCATGCGCGGTCGTGATTTTATTACGCCTGATGATGTGATATGGGTAACGCCGTCGGTATTGCGCCACCGTATTATGCTCACCCCCGAAAAGGAAATGGAAGGCACTTTGCCTGATGATGTTATAGCCCAGATATTCCAGAAAATCGAAATACCGCGATAG
- a CDS encoding DUF58 domain-containing protein: protein MKKAFRNFYKNLFLQSRLFAGLGIAAALYLISFFLPWLSIVPTLFFCTLLLLFFADVWIIYRIEGIKAYRKAPDRLSNGDENDIDIIAESLYTFNIKAGIIDEIPFQFQKRDVWYDITLLPRTPVEYRYGLRPTKRGEYAFGNLMVYATSPIGLVSRRYIFEQTTTLPVYPSFLQMRKYELMAISNRLTEVGIKRVRRIGNSMEFEQIKNYVVGDDYRTINWKATARKGDFMVNSYIEERSQHVYCVIDKSRVMKMPFDGLSLLDYAINASLVLSSVALRKEDKAGLITISDKKGAVIPADNRPGQLNKIMQVLYREKTRYLETDTDLLYHTIRQTLKQRSLVVYFTNIESLPALKRQLPFFKKISMFHLLLVVIFENTELKTMSESPASNVEDIYTKTIAEKFVYEKKLIVKELAGNGIRSILTSPQNLTVDAINSYFEIKAAQKI, encoded by the coding sequence GTGAAAAAAGCGTTTCGCAATTTTTATAAAAACCTGTTTTTGCAAAGCAGGCTGTTTGCCGGCTTAGGCATAGCCGCTGCCTTGTATTTAATTTCGTTTTTTTTGCCATGGCTAAGCATCGTGCCAACCTTGTTTTTTTGTACGCTGTTGCTGCTGTTTTTTGCCGATGTATGGATAATATACCGCATAGAGGGTATTAAAGCCTACCGCAAAGCGCCCGACAGGCTAAGTAACGGCGACGAAAATGATATTGATATTATTGCCGAAAGTTTGTACACGTTCAACATAAAAGCGGGTATTATTGATGAAATACCGTTTCAGTTTCAAAAGCGTGATGTGTGGTATGATATAACATTGTTGCCACGCACGCCTGTAGAGTACCGTTACGGGCTGCGCCCAACCAAGCGTGGCGAATATGCATTTGGCAACCTCATGGTTTATGCCACATCGCCCATAGGACTTGTAAGCAGGCGGTATATTTTTGAGCAAACCACAACCCTGCCTGTATACCCGTCGTTTTTACAAATGCGTAAGTATGAGTTGATGGCTATATCAAACCGGCTTACCGAGGTGGGTATAAAACGCGTGCGACGTATTGGTAACAGTATGGAGTTTGAGCAGATCAAGAATTATGTGGTAGGGGATGATTACCGTACCATCAACTGGAAGGCCACCGCCCGTAAGGGTGATTTTATGGTAAACTCTTATATTGAAGAGCGCTCGCAGCATGTGTATTGTGTAATAGATAAATCGCGCGTAATGAAGATGCCTTTTGATGGGCTGAGTTTGCTTGATTATGCCATAAATGCCAGCCTGGTATTAAGCAGTGTGGCCTTGCGTAAAGAGGATAAAGCCGGACTGATCACCATATCTGATAAAAAAGGAGCAGTAATACCTGCCGATAATAGGCCAGGGCAGCTCAATAAAATTATGCAGGTGCTCTACCGCGAAAAAACACGCTATCTTGAAACGGATACAGACTTGCTGTACCACACCATACGCCAAACATTAAAGCAGCGTAGCCTGGTAGTATACTTTACCAATATTGAAAGTTTGCCGGCGTTAAAAAGGCAGTTGCCTTTCTTTAAAAAGATATCGATGTTTCATTTGCTTTTGGTGGTGATTTTTGAGAATACCGAACTTAAAACCATGAGCGAAAGTCCGGCATCAAACGTTGAGGACATTTACACCAAAACCATTGCCGAAAAATTTGTGTACGAAAAGAAACTGATTGTAAAGGAACTGGCCGGCAATGGCATTCGCTCGATACTCACATCGCCGCAAAATTTAACGGTAGATGCCATAAACAGTTACTTTGAAATTAAAGCCGCACAAAAAATTTAA
- a CDS encoding FUSC family membrane protein yields MKWLAVKKKISYFLSSEFFTDALRTTISIILPVWTLFALGKPQIAVTVGVGTLLASLTEASGTSNDKKTGSLVSIILFFFAALVTSFCWPYPWLMGIVMFIFCLGFSMLSALGNRFSIIGTTAIALCIFIIGLKPHNGFEFSAYLLTGGICYYIISLIQVWLWPFRSLRQAVAECVNATALYMKARTSFYNYNIPLENCYHNIIPLHTLVNEKQEAVRDLLLRDKLAMHPDNKNGQRLLKIATQVIDLYERITTVHFDYQHFRKEFGFTGALEIVSRLVEIMALELEQASHAFYLNRKNQPDLHTNEIEYLESRLNYVIEKESPANALLLHGLKQNIDDINSRIQQLKTMLYGEDQLPVAEDEALTYESLLTYQPQTFTQLKSHFSLKSPVFRFSLRLTIACVFGYCLGQILPLGNYSYWIMLTVIIVMKPAYSITKTRNKQRLVGTLIGVGVGLLLLATIQSATVLIAISLVFLLGFYTFYRSRFVLGVMFITPMVMITLHIYSGRQTVFIIERVYDTLIGCGIALAASYVFPVWEKHGLSDNIKEVLKANYAYLESLYEQLTGQQPAFNDYKLLRKNVYTKLANFSAAFQRLLQEPHKAEVSIERLQRFQALNHQLYGSVASLILHDANSQHNVQNQALTAEALHNLQSCISTTDEPPPDSLYNQDSSIEPAGTQFRNILNITAELKHLYAELEKR; encoded by the coding sequence ATGAAATGGTTAGCCGTTAAGAAAAAAATATCTTATTTTTTGTCGAGTGAGTTTTTTACCGATGCACTCCGCACCACAATAAGCATTATATTGCCCGTATGGACTTTATTTGCCCTGGGTAAACCTCAGATAGCCGTTACCGTGGGTGTGGGTACCTTACTGGCCAGCCTAACCGAAGCCTCCGGGACATCTAACGATAAAAAAACAGGCTCACTGGTTAGCATTATCCTTTTCTTTTTTGCAGCACTGGTTACCTCATTTTGCTGGCCATATCCTTGGCTTATGGGCATAGTGATGTTTATATTTTGCCTGGGCTTTTCGATGCTTAGTGCGCTGGGTAACCGTTTTTCAATAATTGGTACTACCGCTATTGCCCTTTGTATTTTTATAATAGGGCTAAAACCGCATAACGGCTTTGAATTCAGTGCCTATTTACTCACCGGGGGCATTTGTTATTATATAATAAGCCTGATACAGGTTTGGTTATGGCCTTTCCGCTCGTTACGGCAGGCAGTGGCCGAATGTGTGAATGCCACGGCTTTATACATGAAAGCCCGCACATCATTTTATAATTATAACATTCCGCTCGAAAACTGCTACCATAACATTATACCCCTGCACACGCTTGTAAACGAAAAACAGGAAGCCGTACGCGATTTACTGCTGCGCGATAAGCTGGCCATGCACCCTGATAACAAAAACGGGCAACGGCTGCTTAAAATAGCCACCCAGGTTATTGATCTATATGAGCGTATTACCACCGTGCATTTTGATTACCAACACTTCCGTAAAGAGTTTGGATTTACGGGTGCGCTTGAAATTGTGAGCAGGTTGGTTGAAATTATGGCACTTGAGCTGGAACAAGCCAGCCATGCTTTTTACCTTAACCGCAAAAACCAACCCGATTTACATACTAACGAAATTGAATATTTAGAGAGTAGGTTAAATTACGTTATAGAGAAAGAAAGCCCTGCCAATGCTTTGCTATTGCACGGACTTAAACAAAACATTGACGATATAAACTCGCGCATACAGCAACTTAAAACCATGCTTTACGGCGAAGACCAGCTACCTGTTGCCGAGGATGAAGCACTTACCTACGAAAGTCTTTTAACTTATCAGCCTCAAACTTTTACGCAGCTTAAAAGTCACTTCAGCCTTAAATCTCCCGTTTTCCGCTTCTCGTTACGGCTAACCATTGCCTGTGTGTTTGGTTATTGTTTGGGGCAAATTTTGCCTTTGGGTAATTACAGTTACTGGATTATGCTAACCGTAATTATTGTGATGAAACCGGCTTACAGCATCACTAAAACACGTAACAAGCAGCGGCTTGTAGGTACGCTAATAGGTGTGGGCGTAGGCTTACTTTTGCTGGCTACCATACAAAGTGCAACGGTGCTTATTGCTATATCACTGGTATTTTTATTGGGCTTTTACACCTTTTACCGCAGCAGGTTTGTGCTGGGTGTAATGTTTATTACCCCTATGGTAATGATTACCCTGCACATTTACAGCGGCCGCCAAACTGTTTTTATTATCGAACGGGTGTATGATACATTAATAGGCTGCGGTATTGCCCTGGCAGCATCTTACGTTTTCCCGGTGTGGGAAAAGCATGGCTTATCGGATAATATTAAGGAGGTTTTAAAGGCTAACTATGCTTACCTGGAAAGTTTATATGAGCAACTTACGGGGCAGCAACCTGCTTTTAATGATTACAAGCTACTGCGTAAAAACGTGTACACCAAATTGGCTAACTTTTCGGCCGCATTTCAGCGCCTGTTGCAGGAGCCGCACAAAGCCGAGGTATCTATTGAGCGCTTACAGCGTTTTCAGGCGCTAAACCACCAGTTGTATGGGTCTGTTGCATCTTTGATCTTACATGATGCAAACAGCCAGCATAACGTACAAAACCAGGCATTAACCGCCGAGGCACTACACAATTTACAAAGCTGTATTTCAACGACTGATGAACCACCCCCTGATTCACTTTACAACCAAGACTCCTCAATAGAACCAGCCGGTACTCAATTCCGTAATATTTTAAACATTACTGCCGAGCTAAAGCATCTATATGCTGAGCTTGAAAAGAGATAA
- a CDS encoding DUF7009 family protein, with the protein MKIRIKGNSLRYRLTRSEVERFGSEGYLEDITDFGPTQLIYALKTTAADELWANFDNNKITLFMPVAMRTEWLSTDRVGFENRSPNFYLLVEKDFQCLDDAGEDQSDNYPNPLAANTREQL; encoded by the coding sequence ATGAAAATACGCATTAAAGGAAACTCATTGCGCTATCGCTTAACCCGCTCAGAAGTTGAACGCTTTGGAAGCGAAGGATATTTGGAAGATATAACCGATTTTGGCCCAACGCAATTAATATACGCCTTAAAAACAACGGCAGCCGATGAGCTTTGGGCCAATTTTGACAACAATAAAATAACCCTGTTTATGCCCGTGGCTATGCGTACCGAATGGCTGAGCACCGACAGGGTTGGCTTTGAAAATCGCTCTCCTAATTTTTATTTACTGGTGGAGAAAGATTTTCAATGCCTGGATGATGCCGGCGAAGACCAAAGCGACAACTATCCTAATCCGCTGGCAGCAAATACCAGGGAGCAGCTTTAA
- the cobA gene encoding uroporphyrinogen-III C-methyltransferase, which produces MTPDSHFQDIKITQPELIVLGAGPGDPELITLKGYKLLQKANVVLYDNLANQQLLELTKPSCLKVYVGKRPYERYASQEEINELIKKYAYEYGSVIRLKGGDPFIFGRGYEEIMYARSQGIKTSYVPGITSMQASGFEDIPLTHRAISEGVWMITGTKKDGTLSADLRLAMQSNATVAIYMGMKQLHVIADTYIKENRGDTPAAIIQHASLPQQKSVRGAIEDMPVLAEAHQLTYPSIIIIGHVANLNSSL; this is translated from the coding sequence ATGACGCCAGACAGTCATTTTCAGGATATAAAAATTACTCAACCCGAGCTTATTGTATTAGGAGCAGGCCCGGGCGACCCGGAATTGATCACCTTAAAGGGATATAAGCTGTTACAAAAGGCCAATGTGGTGCTATATGACAATTTGGCCAACCAACAATTGCTCGAATTAACCAAGCCATCGTGCCTAAAGGTATACGTGGGCAAACGCCCCTATGAGCGATATGCCTCGCAAGAAGAGATTAATGAGCTGATCAAGAAGTATGCTTATGAGTACGGCTCGGTAATACGGTTAAAGGGCGGCGACCCTTTCATTTTTGGCCGGGGCTATGAAGAAATTATGTACGCACGCAGCCAGGGCATTAAAACATCCTACGTGCCAGGCATTACGAGCATGCAGGCTTCGGGCTTTGAAGATATACCTTTAACCCACCGCGCCATAAGCGAGGGCGTATGGATGATAACCGGAACCAAGAAAGACGGCACCCTATCGGCCGATTTACGATTGGCTATGCAAAGCAATGCCACTGTAGCTATATATATGGGCATGAAACAGCTACACGTTATTGCCGATACCTATATAAAAGAAAACCGGGGCGACACTCCCGCTGCCATTATCCAGCATGCATCGCTGCCGCAGCAAAAATCAGTACGCGGGGCAATTGAGGACATGCCCGTCCTGGCTGAAGCACATCAACTCACCTACCCTTCCATTATTATTATAGGACATGTAGCTAATCTTAATTCATCGTTATGA
- the nirB gene encoding nitrite reductase large subunit NirB, with protein MKPTIVVVGNGMVGYKFCEKLVARSSAYQVVVFGEETRRAYDRVHLSEYFAGKTAEDLSMSSASWYADNDIQLHLGDAVQEINVQQKTVHTQSGLVVRYDYLVLATGSGAFVPDLPGVEKQGVFVYRTLEDLDQIKAYATNAKSGVVMGGGLLGLEAAKALIDLGIKETHVIEFAPRLMPRQIDAAGSAMLQAKLGQLGLQIHLNKSTSTIEGEGHITGLRFNDDSLLETDMLVISAGIRPRDELARLAGLEVGTRGGIVVNSQMQTSDPSVFAIGECALYDGMIYGLVAPGYEMAEVVVAQLTSANKLFKGFDMSTKLKLIGVDVASYGDAFISEPACRTIVFEDTHKGIYKRINISNDGKLLLGGILIGEAEAYNMLLQTVNNKIALPPNPEDMILGTRGGEQAEGAGVMGLPDDALICSCEAVSKGDICCSVNDGALNLDAVKKCTKAGTGCGGCVPMVKDLIAGTMKANGQYVKNVICEHFQYSRQELFDLVKINKLKNYDIILDHYGKGDGCEVCKPLVASILSSLWNDLVVKQDTIQDSNDRYLANIQKGGTYSVVPRIPGGEITPEKLIVIGQVAQKYGLYTKITGGQRIDLFGAHVSDLPNIWEEFVNAGFESGHAYGKSLRTVKSCVGSTWCRFGLHDSVSFAIEIEERYKGVRSPHKLKGGVSGCIRECAEAQGKDFGIIATEKGWNLYVCGNGGSKPQHAQLLAADIDSKTLIQYLDRFLMFYIKTADPLTRTATWLNKLDGGMSYLKNVVVNDSLGIAAQLEEEMQLLVDSFHCEWKEVVNNPQLRKRFSHFVNAPTEKDPNVKFESMREQVKASW; from the coding sequence ATGAAACCCACCATTGTAGTGGTAGGAAATGGCATGGTAGGCTATAAGTTTTGCGAAAAACTTGTAGCCAGGTCATCGGCTTACCAAGTTGTTGTATTTGGCGAAGAAACCCGCCGCGCTTACGACCGTGTACACCTAAGCGAATATTTTGCCGGTAAAACTGCCGAAGATTTATCCATGTCTTCTGCATCGTGGTATGCGGATAACGACATCCAGCTTCACCTGGGCGATGCTGTTCAGGAGATCAACGTTCAGCAAAAAACAGTCCACACTCAAAGCGGTCTGGTAGTAAGATATGATTACCTCGTGCTGGCTACCGGTTCGGGAGCATTTGTACCCGATTTGCCTGGTGTAGAAAAGCAGGGCGTGTTTGTTTATCGTACCCTCGAAGATCTTGATCAAATAAAAGCTTACGCAACCAATGCAAAAAGCGGCGTAGTAATGGGCGGCGGTTTGTTGGGTTTAGAAGCTGCCAAGGCTTTAATAGATTTAGGCATCAAAGAAACTCACGTAATAGAATTTGCCCCACGCTTAATGCCCCGCCAAATTGATGCTGCCGGTAGCGCCATGTTGCAGGCTAAGTTAGGCCAGCTGGGCTTGCAAATTCATCTCAATAAAAGTACTTCAACCATTGAGGGCGAGGGGCACATAACCGGCCTGCGGTTTAATGATGACAGTTTGCTGGAAACCGATATGCTGGTTATATCGGCAGGTATTCGTCCGCGCGATGAGCTGGCCCGCTTAGCCGGACTGGAAGTAGGCACCCGCGGCGGCATTGTGGTAAACTCCCAAATGCAAACCAGCGACCCAAGCGTTTTTGCCATTGGCGAATGTGCACTGTATGATGGCATGATATACGGTTTAGTAGCTCCCGGTTACGAAATGGCCGAAGTAGTAGTAGCCCAACTTACCAGTGCCAATAAATTATTTAAAGGTTTTGACATGAGCACCAAGCTCAAGCTTATAGGGGTAGATGTAGCCAGCTATGGCGATGCCTTTATTAGCGAGCCTGCTTGCCGCACCATTGTGTTTGAAGATACGCACAAAGGTATCTACAAACGCATTAACATTAGTAATGATGGCAAGTTGCTGCTGGGCGGTATTCTCATTGGCGAGGCGGAAGCCTACAATATGCTGCTGCAAACAGTAAATAATAAAATAGCCCTGCCGCCTAACCCCGAAGACATGATACTGGGCACCCGTGGCGGCGAACAAGCCGAAGGTGCAGGCGTAATGGGTTTACCCGATGATGCCCTGATATGCTCATGCGAAGCCGTAAGCAAAGGCGATATATGTTGTTCGGTTAATGATGGTGCACTTAACCTCGATGCCGTAAAAAAATGCACCAAGGCTGGTACAGGTTGCGGTGGCTGTGTGCCGATGGTTAAAGACCTGATAGCCGGTACCATGAAAGCCAACGGACAGTACGTTAAAAACGTAATATGCGAGCATTTCCAATATTCACGTCAGGAATTGTTCGACCTCGTAAAAATTAACAAGCTTAAAAATTACGACATCATTCTCGATCATTACGGCAAAGGTGATGGTTGCGAGGTTTGTAAGCCGTTGGTTGCCAGTATACTATCAAGCCTGTGGAACGATTTGGTGGTTAAGCAAGACACCATTCAGGATAGCAACGACCGTTACCTGGCAAACATTCAAAAAGGCGGCACCTATTCGGTTGTACCACGTATACCGGGCGGCGAAATTACTCCGGAGAAGCTGATCGTTATTGGTCAGGTAGCTCAAAAATATGGCCTGTACACCAAAATTACCGGCGGTCAGCGTATTGATCTATTTGGCGCTCACGTGAGCGATTTGCCTAATATTTGGGAAGAATTTGTTAACGCCGGTTTCGAGAGCGGTCATGCTTATGGCAAATCGTTACGTACAGTAAAAAGCTGCGTAGGCAGCACCTGGTGCCGCTTTGGTTTGCACGATAGTGTATCGTTTGCTATTGAAATTGAGGAACGTTACAAAGGCGTTCGTTCTCCGCATAAATTAAAGGGGGGTGTTAGTGGTTGCATACGCGAGTGTGCCGAAGCCCAGGGCAAAGATTTTGGCATTATAGCCACCGAAAAAGGCTGGAATTTGTACGTATGTGGCAACGGCGGCTCCAAACCGCAGCATGCCCAGCTTTTGGCCGCTGATATCGACAGCAAGACCTTAATTCAATACCTCGACCGTTTCCTGATGTTCTACATTAAAACCGCCGATCCGCTTACCCGAACCGCAACCTGGCTAAATAAGCTCGATGGCGGCATGAGTTACCTTAAAAATGTAGTAGTGAACGATAGTTTGGGTATAGCTGCTCAATTGGAAGAAGAAATGCAGTTACTGGTAGATAGTTTCCACTGTGAGTGGAAGGAGGTTGTGAACAACCCGCAGTTGCGCAAACGTTTCTCTCACTTTGTAAACGCTCCAACCGAAAAAGACCCGAACGTGAAATTCGAGAGCATGCGAGAGCAGGTAAAAGCCAGCTGGTAA
- the nirD gene encoding nitrite reductase small subunit NirD: MEVLADIEWVLACYADDVPENGGACMKHGDEQIAIYNFSRRGEWYATQNLCPHKQQMALSRGMIGSAGESCEPKVACPFHKKTFSLISGECLSGDDYQIKTYPVKVVEGKVYVGIA, encoded by the coding sequence ATGGAAGTATTAGCAGATATAGAGTGGGTGCTGGCCTGTTATGCCGATGATGTGCCCGAAAATGGCGGCGCCTGTATGAAGCATGGCGATGAACAGATAGCCATTTATAATTTTAGTAGGCGGGGGGAGTGGTACGCTACGCAAAATCTTTGTCCGCATAAACAGCAAATGGCCTTATCGCGCGGTATGATAGGCAGTGCAGGCGAAAGCTGCGAGCCAAAGGTGGCTTGTCCGTTTCACAAAAAAACATTTTCCTTAATATCTGGCGAATGCCTTTCGGGGGATGATTATCAGATAAAAACTTATCCTGTAAAGGTAGTGGAGGGCAAGGTGTATGTGGGAATTGCTTAG